A single window of Methylomarinum sp. Ch1-1 DNA harbors:
- a CDS encoding OmpH family outer membrane protein: MKNKIALFLALMFTANLSYAELKIGFVNVARVLEKAPQAAKAKQRLEKEFSPRDKHLVAQQKEIKALEEKLARDASVMGESERRKLERDIIGKKRDAKRSQQEFSEDFNMRRNEELGKLQRRIIEAIRALAKEENYDLLLTDGVIYAGEQIDVTSQVQEKLTNLSD; encoded by the coding sequence ATGAAAAATAAAATTGCTTTGTTTTTGGCGCTGATGTTTACAGCTAATTTAAGTTACGCTGAATTAAAAATCGGTTTTGTTAATGTAGCCAGAGTGTTGGAAAAAGCGCCGCAAGCAGCCAAGGCAAAACAGCGATTGGAAAAGGAATTTTCACCCCGTGATAAGCATTTGGTCGCGCAACAAAAAGAAATCAAGGCGCTGGAAGAAAAGCTGGCTCGCGATGCCTCGGTGATGGGGGAGTCCGAACGTCGTAAGCTGGAAAGGGATATTATCGGCAAGAAAAGGGACGCCAAACGCTCTCAACAGGAGTTCAGCGAGGATTTCAATATGCGCAGAAATGAGGAGCTGGGGAAATTACAACGGCGCATCATCGAAGCGATCAGAGCATTGGCCAAAGAGGAAAATTACGATTTGCTGTTAACCGATGGCGTTATCTATGCCGGCGAGCAAATTGACGTGACCAGTCAAGTACAGGAAAAACTAACCAATCTGTCGGACTGA
- the fabZ gene encoding 3-hydroxyacyl-ACP dehydratase FabZ — translation MDILEIQEFLPHRYPFLLVDKVVECEPGVRLLAVKNVTYNEPFFQGHFPHVPIFPGVLIMEALAQATGLLASQTDESLGKGMTYYLAGIDKARFKRPVGPGDQLMLEVIYVRNKRNIWTFDCRAEVEGELAASAQIMCAAAVE, via the coding sequence TTGGATATATTAGAAATCCAGGAATTTTTACCGCATAGGTATCCGTTTCTTTTGGTTGATAAGGTCGTCGAGTGCGAGCCGGGGGTGCGCCTGCTAGCGGTGAAAAATGTCACCTATAACGAGCCCTTTTTTCAAGGGCATTTCCCCCATGTGCCTATTTTCCCGGGCGTCTTGATCATGGAGGCGTTGGCCCAGGCAACGGGCCTGTTGGCGTCGCAAACGGACGAAAGCCTGGGTAAGGGCATGACTTATTATCTGGCCGGTATCGATAAGGCCCGTTTTAAAAGGCCGGTCGGCCCGGGCGATCAGTTAATGCTGGAAGTGATCTATGTCAGGAATAAGCGCAACATCTGGACATTTGATTGTCGCGCCGAAGTGGAAGGCGAGCTGGCGGCCAGCGCTCAAATTATGTGTGCAGCAGCGGTAGAATAG
- the lpxA gene encoding acyl-ACP--UDP-N-acetylglucosamine O-acyltransferase: MIDPKAVVDINADIADDVKIGPFSVIGPDVRIDSGTVIGPHVVIKGPTAIGKDNQIYQFASIGEDPQDKKYADEITRLEIGDRNTIREFCTMHRGTQQDQGLTLIGSDNLFMAYTHVAHDCVIGDHVIMANGASIAGHVHMGDHAILGGFTLVHQFTQIGEYSFSAMGSAVTQDIPPFVMVGGRPTRPHGINSVGMERDGISAEVIRQIRKAYKILYKNNLRLEDAIEEIEDLAGESNELSNMVSFLRNVTRGILR; the protein is encoded by the coding sequence GTGATAGATCCAAAAGCAGTCGTCGATATCAATGCCGATATCGCCGATGATGTAAAAATCGGCCCTTTCTCGGTGATCGGACCGGATGTCAGAATCGACTCGGGCACGGTCATCGGTCCGCATGTCGTCATTAAAGGTCCTACCGCGATCGGTAAGGACAATCAGATTTATCAATTCGCCTCGATCGGCGAGGATCCGCAGGATAAAAAATACGCCGATGAAATTACCCGCCTGGAAATTGGCGACAGGAATACGATCCGAGAATTCTGCACGATGCACAGAGGAACACAGCAAGATCAGGGCTTGACCTTGATAGGCAGCGATAACCTGTTCATGGCTTATACTCACGTCGCTCATGATTGCGTCATCGGCGACCATGTCATCATGGCTAACGGCGCCTCGATCGCCGGTCATGTTCACATGGGCGATCATGCGATCTTGGGGGGCTTCACTCTGGTGCATCAATTTACCCAGATCGGCGAATACAGTTTTTCCGCGATGGGCAGCGCCGTGACCCAGGATATTCCGCCATTCGTCATGGTCGGCGGACGTCCGACCCGGCCGCATGGCATCAATTCGGTCGGCATGGAGCGGGACGGCATCTCCGCGGAAGTGATACGGCAGATACGTAAGGCCTATAAAATTCTCTATAAGAACAATCTGCGTCTTGAGGATGCGATCGAAGAAATCGAAGATCTGGCCGGCGAGAGCAATGAGCTTTCCAATATGGTCAGCTTTCTGCGTAATGTCACCCGCGGCATTTTGCGTTAA
- the rnhB gene encoding ribonuclease HII: MLAGIDEVGRGCIVGPVVAAVVVLNPDKPIAGLTDSKKLTARKRQQLAAEIKRSALDWAIGRAEASEIDRLNILQASLLAMKRAFAQLSTTVEKTLVDGKFYPDIACPGETVVQGDLSVAEISAASILAKVARDDEMSVLDRLYPGYQFAAHKGYPTKIHLQQLQQLGVTEQHRKSFAPVKRLLVD; the protein is encoded by the coding sequence GTGTTAGCCGGTATCGATGAGGTGGGGCGGGGGTGTATCGTCGGTCCTGTGGTTGCGGCGGTCGTGGTGTTGAATCCCGATAAGCCGATTGCCGGTTTGACCGATTCGAAGAAACTGACAGCCAGAAAGCGACAGCAATTGGCCGCAGAAATAAAGCGGTCGGCGCTGGATTGGGCGATAGGCAGGGCGGAAGCCAGTGAAATCGATCGTCTGAATATCTTGCAGGCTTCGCTGCTGGCGATGAAGCGCGCCTTTGCCCAACTGTCCACAACGGTCGAAAAAACCTTGGTCGATGGCAAATTTTACCCGGATATCGCCTGTCCGGGCGAGACCGTGGTGCAAGGCGACTTGAGCGTCGCCGAGATTTCCGCGGCTTCGATACTGGCTAAGGTCGCCCGCGACGATGAAATGTCCGTGCTCGACCGGCTCTATCCGGGCTATCAGTTTGCCGCCCACAAAGGTTATCCGACCAAAATCCATCTGCAACAATTACAGCAATTAGGCGTCACCGAGCAGCACCGTAAATCATTCGCTCCCGTTAAAAGATTGCTGGTCGATTGA
- the dnaE gene encoding DNA polymerase III subunit alpha — protein MNPAFVHLRIHSEFSLVDGIVKIKPLVEKLAGYQMPAAALTEHSNLFSLVKFYRATQGQGIKAIVGADVNVFNPEEPATPYRMTFLARNGRGYVVLTELISRAYQEGQHLGVPMLRREWIEQNHGDLIALSGAMDGDIGQALLADKDEQAKQYAEYWSALFADSFYLELQRVGKPDEERYIQAAVDLALQLELPVVATNDVRFIRQEDFEAHEVRVCIGQGRVLDDDRRPRHYTRQQYLRSAEEMQELFADIPEALENTIEIAKRCNVQLTLGKNYLPDFPVPEGMTLDEYFTKASWQGLEERLQQHAPVGSGTPEENRKVYEQRLQVELDVIVQMGFPGYFMIVADFIQWSKNNSIPVGPGRGSGAGSLVAYVLKITDLDPIEFDLLFERFLNPERISMPDFDVDFCMERRDEVIDYVARHYGRDHVSQIITYGSMAAKAVVRDVGRVLSFSYGFVDRLAKLIPFEIGMTLEKALKESAELKDLYDSEEEVKTLIDMARALEGISRNAGKHAGGVVISPSKLTDFTPLYCEQGGGNLVTQFDKDDVEAVGLVKFDFLGLRTLTIIDWALQTINEQRRRQGEAPVDISQIPRDDAASYELLKNAQTTAVFQLESRGMKELIKKLKPDCFDDIIALVALFRPGPLESGMVDDYINVKHGAKAEYAHPLLEPILQPTNGVILYQEQVMQIARDMAGYTLGGADMLRRAMGKKKPEEMAKQREIFTEGAIKNNIEESIATYIFDLMEKFAGYGFNKSHSAAYALVAYQTAWLKAHYPAAFMAAVMSSDMDNTDKVVVLIEECRQMKLTVCPPDINVSDYRFTVNEQQQIVYGIGAIKGVGESAIEDLLAERKASGPYAGLYELCKRVELRKVNRRVLEALIRAGAFDSIDANRAAHLAELTTALRVAEQHGKMSQTGQNDLFGLSVQVESEDGEAEAYTSRVDPWTEKERLEAEKQTLGLYLTGHPIAEYEAELKHITHGDIASLVADAERSKGKMEGRVAGLVVELRTRQTKQGKMMGFATLDDRTARLEVAAFSKVYEQYRDILSKDALLVAEGSLSIDDFSGMLRVTAEKMYSIEQAREMFARSIQLQWRPGSDQVHQDFIENLAEILRPYCGGSCPVIIHYCSPQAKAAIQLGDDWRVTPADELLLRLRRFLSAEAVEIKYR, from the coding sequence ATGAATCCTGCGTTTGTTCATTTACGTATTCATTCCGAATTTTCCCTGGTCGACGGCATCGTCAAAATCAAGCCGTTGGTGGAAAAGCTTGCCGGCTACCAGATGCCGGCGGCGGCGTTGACCGAGCACTCCAATCTGTTTTCGCTGGTCAAATTCTATCGCGCGACTCAAGGTCAGGGCATCAAGGCGATCGTCGGCGCCGACGTCAATGTGTTCAATCCCGAGGAGCCGGCCACGCCCTATCGGATGACTTTTCTGGCGCGTAACGGGCGCGGCTATGTGGTGTTGACCGAATTGATTTCCAGAGCCTATCAGGAGGGGCAGCATCTTGGCGTGCCCATGCTGCGCAGGGAATGGATAGAACAGAATCATGGCGATTTGATCGCGCTGTCCGGTGCGATGGACGGCGATATCGGTCAGGCCTTGTTGGCCGACAAAGACGAACAGGCCAAACAATACGCCGAGTACTGGTCTGCGTTGTTTGCCGATAGTTTTTATCTGGAGCTGCAGCGAGTAGGCAAGCCTGATGAGGAGCGTTATATTCAGGCGGCCGTCGATCTGGCTTTGCAGTTGGAATTGCCGGTGGTCGCCACCAATGACGTTCGTTTCATCAGGCAAGAGGACTTCGAAGCCCATGAAGTCAGGGTCTGCATAGGCCAAGGACGGGTGCTCGATGACGACAGGCGGCCGCGCCATTACACCCGTCAGCAGTATTTGCGCAGCGCCGAGGAAATGCAGGAGCTATTCGCCGATATCCCCGAGGCGCTGGAAAACACGATAGAAATCGCCAAGCGTTGCAATGTTCAGTTGACCCTGGGGAAAAACTACTTGCCTGATTTCCCGGTTCCGGAAGGCATGACCCTGGATGAGTATTTTACCAAGGCGTCCTGGCAGGGCTTGGAAGAGCGCTTGCAGCAGCATGCTCCGGTCGGTAGCGGGACGCCTGAAGAGAATCGCAAGGTCTATGAACAGCGTCTGCAGGTCGAGCTCGATGTCATCGTGCAAATGGGTTTTCCCGGTTATTTCATGATCGTCGCCGACTTCATCCAATGGTCGAAGAATAACAGCATCCCGGTTGGGCCGGGACGGGGTTCAGGGGCCGGGTCTTTGGTTGCCTATGTGTTGAAGATTACCGATCTCGATCCGATCGAGTTCGATCTGCTGTTTGAACGGTTTTTGAATCCGGAACGGATATCGATGCCCGACTTCGATGTCGATTTCTGCATGGAGCGCCGCGATGAGGTCATCGATTATGTCGCCCGCCACTATGGCCGCGATCATGTTTCCCAGATCATCACCTATGGTTCGATGGCTGCGAAGGCCGTCGTGCGCGACGTCGGTAGGGTATTGTCTTTTTCCTATGGCTTTGTCGACCGCCTCGCCAAGCTGATTCCGTTCGAAATCGGCATGACCCTGGAAAAGGCCTTGAAAGAAAGCGCCGAGTTGAAGGACTTGTATGACAGCGAGGAAGAAGTCAAAACCTTGATCGACATGGCGAGAGCGCTGGAAGGGATTTCCCGTAATGCCGGCAAGCATGCCGGCGGCGTGGTGATTTCGCCGAGCAAATTGACTGATTTCACCCCTTTGTATTGCGAGCAGGGTGGCGGCAATCTGGTGACTCAATTCGACAAGGATGATGTCGAGGCGGTCGGCCTGGTCAAATTTGACTTTTTGGGCTTACGCACGCTGACCATCATCGACTGGGCCTTGCAGACGATCAACGAACAGCGGCGGCGGCAAGGCGAAGCCCCGGTCGATATCAGTCAGATTCCGCGAGATGATGCGGCCAGTTATGAGCTGCTGAAAAACGCTCAGACCACCGCGGTGTTTCAGTTGGAATCGCGCGGCATGAAGGAGCTGATTAAGAAGCTCAAGCCGGATTGCTTCGACGATATCATCGCATTGGTGGCGCTGTTCAGGCCCGGGCCGTTGGAGTCGGGGATGGTTGACGATTACATCAACGTCAAGCACGGCGCCAAGGCCGAATACGCCCACCCCCTGCTGGAGCCGATCTTGCAGCCGACCAACGGCGTCATTCTTTACCAGGAACAGGTGATGCAGATCGCTCGGGACATGGCCGGCTACACGCTGGGCGGCGCCGACATGCTGCGGCGGGCGATGGGTAAGAAGAAGCCCGAGGAAATGGCCAAGCAGCGGGAGATCTTTACCGAAGGCGCGATCAAAAACAACATCGAAGAATCGATCGCGACCTATATCTTCGACTTGATGGAGAAGTTCGCCGGTTACGGTTTCAATAAGTCGCATTCGGCCGCTTACGCGCTGGTCGCTTATCAGACGGCCTGGCTGAAGGCCCATTATCCGGCCGCCTTCATGGCGGCGGTGATGTCGTCCGATATGGATAACACCGATAAGGTCGTGGTGTTGATCGAGGAATGTCGGCAAATGAAATTGACCGTTTGTCCACCGGATATCAATGTTTCCGATTATCGTTTCACCGTCAACGAGCAGCAGCAGATTGTTTACGGCATCGGCGCGATCAAGGGCGTCGGTGAATCGGCGATTGAAGACTTGCTGGCCGAGCGCAAGGCTAGCGGACCTTATGCCGGGCTTTATGAATTATGCAAGCGCGTGGAGCTGCGCAAAGTCAATCGCCGCGTGCTGGAGGCCTTGATCAGGGCTGGCGCCTTTGATTCGATAGATGCCAACCGCGCCGCTCACCTGGCCGAGTTAACCACTGCGTTGCGAGTCGCCGAACAGCATGGCAAGATGAGTCAAACCGGGCAGAACGACCTGTTCGGCTTGTCGGTGCAGGTGGAAAGTGAGGACGGCGAGGCTGAGGCTTACACCAGCCGGGTCGATCCCTGGACGGAAAAAGAGCGACTGGAGGCGGAAAAGCAGACGCTGGGCCTGTATTTGACCGGACATCCGATCGCCGAATATGAAGCCGAGTTGAAGCATATCACTCATGGCGACATCGCCAGCCTGGTGGCCGATGCGGAACGATCGAAAGGCAAGATGGAGGGGCGTGTTGCCGGTTTAGTGGTCGAGCTGAGAACCCGGCAAACCAAGCAGGGCAAGATGATGGGATTCGCTACCCTGGACGATCGCACCGCGCGTCTGGAAGTGGCGGCATTCAGCAAGGTTTATGAACAATACCGTGATATATTGTCGAAGGATGCCTTGCTGGTTGCCGAAGGTTCGCTGAGTATCGATGATTTTTCCGGCATGTTGCGGGTCACCGCAGAGAAAATGTACAGTATCGAGCAGGCAAGGGAGATGTTTGCTCGCAGCATACAGTTGCAGTGGCGGCCCGGCAGCGATCAGGTCCATCAAGATTTTATCGAGAACCTGGCGGAAATACTGCGGCCTTACTGTGGCGGGAGCTGTCCCGTCATCATTCATTATTGTTCGCCACAGGCTAAGGCGGCGATACAGTTGGGTGATGACTGGCGAGTGACGCCGGCCGATGAATTGCTGCTGCGATTGCGGCGGTTTCTTTCCGCCGAGGCGGTCGAGATAAAATACCGATAA
- a CDS encoding Rne/Rng family ribonuclease, with the protein MKRMLINATQPEELRVALVDGQKLYDFDIEVPSKEQKKSNIYKGIITRVEPSLEAAFVNYGAEKHGFLPFKEISPQYRRSTNGSPEGEDKSSAKKPVQEGQEVIVQIEKEERGNKGAALTTYMSLAGTYLVLMPNNPKAGGISRRIEGDTRSELKETMAALDIPENMGLIIRTAGCGKNVEELQWDLNYLLQLWEAIDRSSSEQAAPFLIFQESNVIIRALRDHLRGEIDEILIDNEESFKLVQKFLKQVMPHYLSKAKLYSDSVPLFSRYQIETQIEMAYNREVSLPSGGSIVIDHSEALTSIDINSARATKGSDIEETALNTNLEAADEIARQLRLRDLGGLFVIDFIDMMANKNQRAVENRLRDALKIDRARIQTGRISRFGLLEMSRQRIRPSLGDASQLTCPRCKGQGSIRNVESVTLAVLRIIEEEAMKKGTEKVIAHLPIECATFLLNEKRNTIQDIEDRLNVSIIVLPSKHLETPAYDIERIKAADSTDEKSSHLQIKEEDITLPEFAKQSRQKFEKPAIKEFLPDSPAPVQNKKTSASLIQRFWQKLVGASEEEIPASQTPAEQGKKNGGGPRKKDKTEPRKARPSGQGRGPKRRTDKPPKSDTDKNAAETNVKESEDKSASSDESPRKPRNSRRGNNRRRRNPNYKKTERNDKPAEAKSDQQASQPAQTEKVEQQNGQTEKPRSYANQFAERKGDEKTDVKKAPAPESQTTEKPSEPPKAKMENNES; encoded by the coding sequence ATGAAAAGAATGCTTATCAATGCCACCCAACCTGAAGAGTTGCGTGTAGCCTTGGTAGATGGTCAAAAACTTTATGATTTTGATATAGAAGTACCATCAAAAGAACAAAAGAAATCGAATATTTACAAAGGAATCATTACCCGGGTTGAACCCAGCCTTGAAGCGGCCTTTGTCAATTACGGCGCCGAGAAACACGGCTTCCTGCCCTTTAAGGAAATATCGCCTCAATATCGACGCAGCACCAACGGATCCCCGGAGGGTGAAGACAAATCCAGCGCCAAAAAACCGGTTCAGGAAGGCCAAGAAGTCATCGTTCAGATTGAAAAAGAAGAACGCGGCAACAAAGGCGCGGCATTAACGACCTACATGAGCCTGGCCGGCACCTATTTAGTGCTGATGCCGAACAACCCCAAGGCGGGCGGCATCTCTAGACGCATCGAAGGCGACACCCGCAGTGAGTTGAAAGAAACCATGGCGGCCTTGGACATTCCTGAAAACATGGGCCTTATCATACGCACCGCCGGCTGCGGGAAAAATGTCGAGGAGTTGCAATGGGACTTAAATTACTTGTTGCAGTTATGGGAAGCGATAGATCGCTCTAGCAGCGAACAAGCCGCACCGTTTTTGATTTTCCAAGAAAGCAACGTCATTATTCGCGCACTGCGCGATCATTTACGCGGCGAAATTGATGAAATCCTGATCGATAACGAGGAATCATTCAAACTGGTGCAGAAGTTTCTGAAACAGGTCATGCCGCATTACCTGTCCAAAGCCAAGCTTTATTCCGACAGCGTCCCATTGTTCAGCCGCTATCAGATCGAGACCCAAATCGAAATGGCTTATAACCGCGAGGTGTCACTCCCCTCTGGCGGCTCCATCGTGATCGATCACAGCGAAGCCTTGACCTCGATCGATATTAACTCGGCTCGCGCCACCAAAGGCAGCGATATCGAAGAGACCGCATTGAACACAAACCTGGAAGCCGCCGACGAAATCGCCCGGCAACTGCGTTTGCGCGACTTAGGCGGTCTGTTCGTGATCGATTTCATCGATATGATGGCCAACAAAAACCAGCGCGCCGTCGAGAACCGGCTGCGCGATGCGCTGAAAATCGATCGCGCCCGCATTCAAACCGGTCGTATCTCGCGCTTCGGTCTGTTGGAAATGTCCAGACAGCGGATCCGCCCGTCGCTGGGCGATGCCTCGCAACTGACCTGTCCGCGCTGTAAAGGTCAGGGCTCGATCCGCAACGTTGAATCGGTGACGCTGGCAGTGCTGCGCATCATCGAAGAAGAAGCGATGAAGAAAGGCACGGAAAAAGTCATCGCCCATCTGCCGATCGAGTGCGCTACCTTCCTGTTGAACGAAAAGCGCAACACCATTCAGGACATCGAAGACAGGTTGAACGTCTCCATCATCGTACTGCCGAGCAAACACCTGGAAACACCGGCCTACGACATAGAACGCATCAAGGCCGCCGACAGTACCGACGAAAAGTCCAGCCACCTACAAATCAAGGAAGAAGACATCACCCTGCCGGAATTTGCCAAGCAGTCGCGGCAAAAATTCGAAAAGCCGGCAATTAAGGAATTTTTACCGGATTCTCCGGCGCCCGTGCAAAACAAAAAAACATCCGCCAGCTTGATTCAGCGTTTCTGGCAAAAACTTGTCGGCGCTAGCGAAGAAGAGATCCCGGCCAGCCAGACTCCGGCGGAACAAGGCAAAAAAAATGGCGGAGGCCCGCGCAAGAAGGACAAGACCGAACCCCGTAAAGCGCGCCCATCCGGACAGGGCCGCGGACCAAAACGCCGCACCGATAAACCACCGAAAAGCGACACCGATAAAAACGCGGCGGAAACGAACGTTAAAGAGAGTGAGGACAAATCCGCGAGCAGCGACGAATCGCCCAGAAAACCGCGCAACAGTCGACGGGGAAACAATCGCAGAAGACGCAACCCGAATTACAAAAAAACAGAGCGCAATGACAAGCCAGCTGAGGCAAAAAGCGATCAACAAGCTTCTCAGCCCGCCCAAACGGAAAAAGTAGAGCAGCAGAACGGTCAAACGGAAAAGCCGCGCTCATACGCGAACCAGTTTGCCGAGCGTAAGGGTGATGAAAAAACCGACGTCAAAAAGGCCCCGGCGCCGGAAAGCCAGACCACGGAAAAGCCCAGTGAGCCGCCGAAAGCGAAAATGGAAAACAATGAATCCTAA
- the rluC gene encoding 23S rRNA pseudouridine(955/2504/2580) synthase RluC, with translation MSETTNKTKPQVKWLEIGEENDGQRLDNFLISQLKGVPKTRIYRIVRKGEVRVNKGRVDVKYRLQTHDVVRIPPVRVAERNEAPAIQPTLKYSLENQVLYEDEGFIVLNKPSGFAVHGGSGVSSGVIEALRQIRPNQRFLELVHRLDKETSGCLLVAKKRSALKYLHELFRGDGVEKTYLALLDGQWQRKKQWVEAPLLKNINKGGERMVVVSQQGKSAETLFVRLKKYVDATLVHASPKTGRTHQIRVHAAWLGHPIIGDDRYGNEDSNRLFKKRGYKRLFLHAEQLRFRHPLSGEVMHFVAPLPQELQNLLDHEKTV, from the coding sequence ATGAGTGAGACAACAAATAAGACTAAGCCGCAAGTTAAATGGCTGGAAATCGGCGAAGAAAATGACGGACAACGGCTGGATAACTTTCTGATTAGCCAATTAAAAGGCGTTCCGAAAACGAGGATCTACCGCATCGTCAGAAAAGGCGAAGTCAGGGTCAATAAAGGACGGGTCGATGTTAAATATCGTCTGCAAACGCATGATGTCGTCAGGATTCCGCCGGTCAGGGTTGCCGAACGTAATGAAGCGCCGGCGATTCAGCCGACGCTGAAATATAGTCTGGAAAATCAGGTGCTTTATGAGGATGAAGGCTTCATCGTTTTAAATAAACCGTCCGGGTTCGCCGTTCATGGCGGTAGCGGCGTGAGCTCGGGTGTGATCGAGGCGTTGCGTCAGATTAGGCCCAACCAGCGCTTTCTTGAGCTGGTTCACAGACTGGATAAAGAAACTTCCGGATGCTTGCTGGTGGCGAAGAAGAGGAGCGCGCTGAAGTATTTGCATGAATTGTTCAGAGGCGACGGCGTCGAAAAAACTTATCTGGCCTTGCTGGACGGGCAATGGCAGCGTAAAAAACAGTGGGTTGAGGCGCCGTTGCTGAAAAATATCAACAAAGGCGGAGAGCGGATGGTGGTGGTCAGTCAGCAAGGTAAATCGGCGGAAACGCTGTTTGTCAGGTTGAAAAAATATGTCGACGCCACGCTGGTGCATGCCTCGCCTAAAACCGGGAGGACGCATCAGATCAGGGTGCATGCGGCCTGGCTGGGGCATCCGATTATCGGTGATGATCGCTACGGGAATGAGGACAGCAACAGGCTGTTCAAGAAAAGAGGTTATAAGCGCTTGTTTTTGCATGCCGAGCAATTACGCTTTCGCCATCCGCTGAGTGGGGAGGTGATGCATTTTGTCGCGCCTTTGCCGCAGGAATTACAGAACTTGCTGGATCATGAAAAAACAGTTTGA
- a CDS encoding HAD family hydrolase — protein MKKQFDLIIFDWDGTLVDSIDWIVRCLQNAARECGRNAPEAQAAREIIGLSIERAMAELFPGIDARTQEQLIRVYSQQFFSKKIGRDDLFDGVYQMLEQFKRAGYRLAVATGKKNAGLMDAMSATGVIDFFDTTRSADQTASKPHPLMIDQIIEEMNVGKDRVVMVGDSVHDLQMASNAGVAAIAVECGAHRAEVLKQYDPLLCLPQTRALLDLI, from the coding sequence ATGAAAAAACAGTTTGATTTAATTATTTTCGACTGGGACGGCACGCTGGTCGATTCGATTGACTGGATCGTGCGCTGCTTGCAAAACGCCGCGCGGGAGTGTGGCCGTAACGCGCCCGAGGCGCAGGCGGCCAGGGAAATTATCGGCTTAAGCATAGAACGGGCCATGGCCGAGTTGTTTCCCGGTATCGATGCGCGGACTCAGGAACAATTGATTCGGGTTTATAGTCAACAGTTCTTTAGTAAAAAAATCGGCCGGGACGATTTGTTCGATGGCGTTTATCAAATGCTGGAACAGTTCAAACGGGCCGGTTATCGATTGGCGGTGGCGACCGGTAAGAAAAACGCCGGTCTAATGGATGCGATGAGCGCTACCGGCGTGATCGATTTTTTCGATACCACGCGCAGCGCCGATCAGACCGCATCGAAGCCGCACCCGTTGATGATCGATCAGATCATTGAGGAAATGAACGTAGGCAAGGACAGGGTCGTCATGGTCGGAGATTCGGTGCATGATTTGCAGATGGCGAGCAATGCCGGCGTGGCCGCGATTGCGGTTGAATGTGGCGCGCATCGGGCAGAGGTGTTGAAACAGTATGATCCGCTGCTGTGTTTGCCGCAGACCCGCGCGTTATTGGACTTAATCTAA
- the sppA gene encoding signal peptide peptidase SppA — protein sequence MENQQDDMNQEHKENGWEKELVEKLAFAAVNEQRKARRWGIFFKMLTFTYLIAILAIAMYPRFKTEMSHGEKKHAAIIDVQGVIAENEAANADAIIEGLRKAVKDDSTQGIILNINSPGGSPVQSAYVYDEIRRLKEKHPDMPIYSVVSDICASGGYYIASASDKIYVNQASIIGSIGVIMNGFGFVNVLDKLGVERRLLTAGSHKAMLDPFSPVKESEAQHMQSLLNQVHRQFIDAVKTGRGDRLAESPEMFSGLVWTGTEGVKLGLADDFGSVDSVAKDVLGVEDKVNFTPQERFLERLVGKFGASFGHALGTTARTLMLQ from the coding sequence GTGGAAAATCAACAAGACGATATGAATCAAGAGCATAAAGAAAACGGCTGGGAAAAAGAACTGGTGGAAAAACTGGCGTTTGCCGCCGTGAATGAACAGCGCAAAGCTCGGCGCTGGGGCATCTTCTTTAAAATGCTGACTTTTACTTATCTGATTGCCATTTTGGCGATCGCGATGTATCCCCGGTTTAAAACGGAAATGAGTCACGGCGAAAAGAAGCATGCAGCCATCATCGATGTGCAAGGGGTCATCGCCGAAAATGAAGCGGCCAATGCCGACGCCATTATTGAAGGGCTAAGAAAGGCCGTTAAGGATGACAGTACTCAAGGCATCATTCTGAACATCAATTCTCCGGGCGGCAGTCCGGTGCAATCGGCCTATGTGTATGATGAAATTCGTCGTCTGAAGGAAAAACATCCGGATATGCCGATTTATTCGGTAGTCAGCGATATCTGCGCCTCGGGCGGTTATTATATAGCATCGGCCAGCGATAAAATTTATGTCAATCAGGCCAGCATCATCGGTTCGATCGGCGTCATCATGAATGGCTTCGGTTTCGTCAACGTGCTGGATAAGCTCGGGGTCGAGCGTCGACTGTTGACGGCGGGTTCGCATAAGGCGATGTTGGACCCCTTTTCCCCGGTCAAGGAGTCGGAAGCCCAGCATATGCAGTCGCTGCTGAATCAAGTGCACCGGCAGTTCATCGACGCCGTCAAGACCGGCAGGGGAGATCGTCTGGCCGAGTCGCCGGAGATGTTTTCCGGTTTGGTGTGGACCGGTACGGAAGGCGTCAAATTGGGGCTGGCCGATGATTTCGGCAGCGTCGATTCGGTGGCGAAAGACGTGCTCGGTGTCGAAGACAAGGTTAATTTCACCCCTCAGGAACGCTTTTTGGAGCGTCTGGTCGGCAAATTCGGCGCGTCGTTCGGTCATGCTCTCGGTACTACGGCGCGTACGCTGATGCTGCAATGA